One genomic window of Salirhabdus salicampi includes the following:
- a CDS encoding sugar ABC transporter ATP-binding protein, whose translation MKLLKIHNVSKQFGGNKAIDSIELEFEQGQVHSLVGENGAGKSTLIKIITGVYQPNEGVLFWEGDKIDDHSPKRAQQLGIHAIHQERQLVSDFNGLENLFLHSRYPVKRKWFGIDWKRMEQEGEALKQKWGIDIPLNIPVSQMTPSEQTLLEVLRAMSTSSKLLILDEPTASLTDKESTLLFSFIERLKERGVAIIYISHRLEEVMSISDRVTVLTGGKVMTTLAKEELSRDTIIHHMTDGGSIQKFKSRERPFENQSTLLQVENLSTKDDRVKKVDFSLHAGEVLGVYGLAGSGRTETLEAIYGIRAMRTGYVRVREEYMTRSTPEELINRGVVMIPEDRHKDGLIMTSTLKDNITLPVLKELVTKGKISKKAEARVVKGEMERFQVKATSPSQYVSELSGGNQQKVVFAKSLLTKPSVFLCDEPTQAVDVMTRSQIHSFLKEQADLGHGIVFVSSDVHEIVEVSDRILIFNEGETVAELQNEHVTTSDILEVCYNFKREGVTP comes from the coding sequence GTGAAGCTGCTTAAGATACACAATGTAAGTAAACAATTTGGGGGCAACAAAGCCATTGATTCTATTGAACTAGAATTTGAACAAGGTCAGGTTCATTCACTAGTTGGTGAAAATGGAGCAGGTAAATCAACATTGATCAAAATCATTACTGGAGTTTATCAACCTAATGAAGGTGTTTTATTTTGGGAAGGGGACAAAATTGATGATCATTCCCCGAAAAGAGCACAACAATTAGGCATACATGCGATCCATCAAGAGAGACAGTTAGTATCTGATTTTAATGGTTTAGAAAATTTATTTCTTCATAGTCGTTATCCGGTTAAGAGAAAGTGGTTTGGCATTGATTGGAAGAGGATGGAACAGGAAGGAGAAGCTTTGAAGCAGAAGTGGGGGATTGATATCCCCCTAAACATTCCAGTTTCACAAATGACGCCATCAGAACAAACATTGTTAGAGGTTTTACGAGCAATGAGTACGAGCTCTAAACTATTAATCTTAGATGAACCAACTGCTTCTTTAACAGATAAAGAGTCCACACTATTGTTTTCCTTTATTGAACGGTTAAAAGAACGAGGGGTAGCGATTATTTACATTTCTCATCGGTTGGAAGAAGTAATGTCCATTTCTGATCGAGTAACCGTATTAACCGGTGGAAAGGTTATGACTACTCTTGCCAAGGAAGAACTTTCACGTGATACGATTATTCACCATATGACAGACGGAGGAAGCATCCAAAAGTTCAAATCAAGAGAAAGACCCTTTGAAAATCAATCCACTTTATTACAAGTAGAGAATCTTTCTACGAAAGATGACCGGGTAAAGAAAGTCGACTTCTCTTTACATGCTGGTGAAGTATTAGGGGTTTATGGGTTGGCAGGTTCGGGTAGAACCGAAACGTTAGAGGCAATATACGGTATAAGGGCAATGAGAACCGGTTATGTGAGAGTAAGGGAAGAGTATATGACGAGGTCTACACCAGAAGAGTTGATCAATCGTGGCGTGGTGATGATTCCGGAAGATCGTCATAAGGACGGTCTCATTATGACTAGTACATTGAAGGATAATATTACGCTGCCAGTGTTAAAGGAACTCGTAACAAAAGGGAAGATAAGTAAAAAAGCGGAAGCAAGGGTTGTAAAAGGCGAAATGGAACGATTCCAAGTAAAAGCAACCAGTCCCAGTCAATATGTTTCTGAGTTAAGCGGAGGTAATCAGCAAAAGGTTGTGTTTGCTAAATCTTTATTAACAAAACCGTCTGTCTTTTTATGTGATGAACCAACCCAAGCGGTGGACGTTATGACTCGCTCTCAAATCCATTCGTTTCTAAAGGAACAAGCTGATCTTGGACACGGTATTGTCTTTGTCTCATCGGATGTTCATGAAATTGTAGAAGTAAGTGACCGAATTCTCATTTTCAACGAAGGAGAAACTGTAGCAGAGTTACAAAATGAACATGTCACGACAAGCGATATTTTAGAAGTCTGTTATAACTTTAAGCGGGAAGGAGTCACACCATGA
- a CDS encoding ABC transporter permease: protein MNPSTETQQAFINKSIVSSYGTMLAGVGIIILFSIMAPTSFATFDNFINITRQISFLVIIAVGATLVMSVKEFDLSVGAMASLGGVIAAKLAAAGMPVVICLLTPILIGFFIGMANGAIVTRFQVISFVTTLAMGTILSGVTFWLTDGSTIFQNIPTSFKFIGQTQLGAIPLLTIIMILVVLIFWYVMSHMPLGRRLYAIGGNERAAVVSGIRIQHYKTFAFALCGMLAAFTGALLASRLGSAHPTGGDGFFLNAYAAVFLGMTVVRSGIPNVLGTLYGAAIIGILANGLTIVQVPSFMQDVITGVIIIVALIIQRLGRHS from the coding sequence ATGAATCCTAGTACAGAAACACAACAAGCGTTCATAAATAAATCTATTGTCAGTTCATATGGAACGATGTTAGCAGGTGTGGGAATTATTATCTTGTTTAGTATTATGGCACCAACATCATTTGCTACGTTTGATAATTTCATCAACATAACGAGACAAATCTCCTTCCTTGTCATTATAGCGGTCGGAGCTACTTTAGTGATGTCGGTAAAAGAATTCGATTTGTCAGTTGGAGCAATGGCCAGTTTAGGTGGTGTCATTGCGGCTAAACTAGCAGCAGCTGGTATGCCTGTCGTCATTTGTTTATTAACACCAATACTGATAGGCTTTTTCATTGGAATGGCAAATGGTGCTATCGTTACCCGTTTTCAAGTCATTTCATTTGTAACAACGTTAGCAATGGGAACAATTTTAAGTGGCGTTACGTTTTGGTTAACGGACGGATCTACTATCTTTCAAAACATCCCTACTAGTTTTAAGTTTATTGGTCAAACTCAGTTAGGGGCAATTCCATTACTAACAATTATTATGATTCTGGTTGTTCTCATCTTTTGGTATGTTATGTCTCATATGCCGCTTGGCAGAAGACTTTATGCTATTGGTGGTAATGAAAGGGCGGCGGTAGTGTCGGGTATTCGAATTCAACACTATAAAACGTTCGCTTTTGCACTATGTGGCATGTTGGCCGCATTTACGGGAGCGTTACTCGCATCCCGCTTAGGTTCCGCTCATCCTACAGGGGGAGATGGCTTTTTCTTAAATGCTTATGCGGCTGTTTTTTTAGGGATGACGGTAGTGAGAAGTGGAATCCCGAATGTGTTAGGAACGCTTTATGGGGCGGCCATTATCGGCATTTTGGCAAATGGTCTTACCATAGTACAAGTGCCGTCATTTATGCAAGATGTTATTACGGGGGTGATCATTATTGTTGCACTGATTATCCAAAGGTTAGGAAGGCACTCTTAA
- a CDS encoding xylulokinase has protein sequence MGYIAVFDIGTTAIKGVLVSREGSIKGELSVDLTTHYGSNREIEQVPLDWWHSVTNIANKWWNEFHIKPEDISMITFSGQMEDVIPISTNGTSVNAILYSDQRAIIEAQMIKELYPTIHKTTRNGIHPSTPIAKLLWLERYDQSIYEETKCFVFSAKDFIIYQLTNKCVTDSVTGATTGMMNLKTRSWDENILDTIGIDNSKLPLLLEPSNIVGNVSERASKEIGFLPSTPVLAGSGDAGASTLGAATIDDGDGYFYIGTTGWTAIVQHEEKMDDGLQGIFRLAHLPKDRIIAIAPLLNVGNVHKWAMNTFFDSQTRDDYENFEHLVEESPPGSNGVLFLPYLNGERFPVHDSEAKGAFWGIGPQTSKGDMVRSVIEGICFSLKQLFESFDVDDHRNVTLIGGGTKSSVWCQILADCLGRELRVPTDSQYMTAIGASATAFVQLGWTKDYNEFSKRYLMSIKCKTYIPRQEHYDMYQQHYRKFIKLYPSLVGLYRDE, from the coding sequence ATGGGTTATATAGCTGTATTTGATATTGGGACGACAGCGATAAAAGGAGTACTCGTTAGTCGTGAAGGATCAATTAAAGGGGAGCTTTCTGTAGATCTTACAACTCATTACGGTTCAAATAGGGAAATAGAACAAGTCCCATTAGATTGGTGGCACAGTGTTACAAACATTGCAAATAAATGGTGGAACGAATTTCATATCAAACCAGAGGATATTTCCATGATTACGTTCTCAGGGCAAATGGAAGATGTCATTCCTATCTCGACGAATGGCACGTCTGTGAATGCTATATTGTATTCTGATCAGCGTGCTATTATAGAGGCGCAGATGATAAAAGAATTATACCCTACTATTCATAAAACGACACGAAATGGGATTCATCCGTCAACTCCGATAGCGAAATTGTTATGGTTAGAAAGGTATGACCAATCCATATATGAGGAAACGAAGTGTTTTGTTTTTAGTGCGAAGGACTTCATCATTTATCAACTGACCAATAAATGTGTAACAGATTCTGTGACTGGGGCTACCACTGGAATGATGAATTTAAAAACGAGGTCGTGGGATGAAAACATCCTTGATACAATAGGGATTGATAATAGCAAGTTACCGTTGCTTTTAGAACCCTCAAATATTGTAGGAAATGTATCAGAACGTGCTTCAAAGGAGATTGGCTTTTTACCATCTACACCTGTTTTAGCTGGAAGTGGAGATGCGGGTGCTTCTACTTTAGGTGCTGCTACTATCGATGATGGCGATGGCTATTTTTATATTGGGACAACAGGTTGGACAGCCATTGTTCAACATGAGGAGAAAATGGACGATGGGTTACAAGGAATTTTTCGGTTAGCCCATCTTCCGAAAGACCGGATTATAGCAATTGCTCCATTATTAAATGTCGGAAATGTTCACAAATGGGCGATGAATACATTCTTCGATTCACAGACTCGAGATGACTATGAAAACTTTGAACACCTTGTCGAAGAAAGTCCTCCGGGTAGTAATGGTGTACTCTTTTTACCATATTTAAATGGTGAAAGGTTTCCAGTCCATGATTCAGAGGCAAAAGGCGCGTTTTGGGGAATTGGTCCACAAACGAGTAAAGGTGACATGGTGAGATCAGTTATAGAAGGAATCTGTTTTTCGTTGAAGCAGTTATTTGAATCCTTTGATGTGGATGATCATCGTAATGTAACGCTAATCGGTGGTGGGACGAAAAGTTCAGTATGGTGCCAAATATTAGCGGACTGCCTAGGTAGGGAATTAAGAGTGCCAACTGATAGTCAATATATGACAGCAATCGGTGCATCAGCAACTGCGTTTGTGCAACTCGGTTGGACTAAGGACTACAATGAATTTAGCAAACGGTATTTAATGTCCATCAAATGTAAAACATATATACCCCGTCAAGAACATTATGATATGTACCAACAACACTATAGGAAGTTTATAAAACTATACCCTTCATTAGTAGGCCTATATAGGGATGAATAA